In a single window of the Bacillus mycoides genome:
- a CDS encoding ABC transporter permease, translated as MAKKFLTERTINILVPVLSVIFGLLVGAIVMLVSGYDPIVGYAALWEGMVGNPQAIGETLRTMIPLVLAGLSVAFAFRTGLFNIGVEGQLLVGWLAAVWFGYAVSLPAFLHIPLSILVAAIAGGLWGFIPGYLKGKLKVNEVIVTIMMNYIALYVTYDLIKRFIHEGNEKSYDVQASASLASDWLSSLTDGSRLHWGIVVAILIAIVMWFVLDRTTLGYELKSVGFNQNASQYAGMKVSRNVVLSMTIAGAFAGIGGAMEGLGTFQSMTAMTSFTGIGFDGIAVALLGGNNPFGILLSALLFGGLKSAAPQMNFEADVPSELINVIIACIIFFVACSYVLRWALTRMSKEGK; from the coding sequence ATGGCTAAAAAATTTTTAACGGAGCGAACAATTAACATTTTAGTTCCTGTATTATCCGTTATTTTTGGTTTACTTGTTGGTGCCATTGTAATGTTAGTTAGTGGATATGATCCAATTGTTGGGTATGCAGCGCTTTGGGAAGGAATGGTTGGAAATCCGCAGGCTATCGGTGAGACGCTACGTACGATGATTCCACTCGTGTTAGCTGGTCTGTCTGTTGCATTTGCGTTTCGTACAGGTCTCTTTAACATTGGGGTAGAAGGACAATTATTAGTTGGATGGCTTGCCGCTGTCTGGTTTGGATATGCAGTATCGTTACCAGCATTTTTGCATATTCCGTTATCTATTTTAGTAGCCGCGATTGCCGGTGGTTTATGGGGATTTATACCTGGATATTTAAAAGGAAAGCTTAAAGTAAATGAAGTAATTGTCACAATTATGATGAACTACATTGCACTTTATGTTACGTATGATCTTATTAAACGTTTTATACATGAAGGTAATGAGAAATCTTATGATGTACAAGCGAGTGCTTCATTAGCTTCTGATTGGCTATCTTCATTGACAGATGGATCTCGTTTGCACTGGGGAATTGTTGTAGCTATTTTAATTGCTATTGTAATGTGGTTCGTATTAGATAGAACTACGTTAGGATATGAGTTGAAATCGGTTGGTTTTAACCAAAATGCATCGCAATATGCAGGGATGAAAGTCTCTCGTAATGTTGTATTATCAATGACAATTGCTGGCGCTTTTGCTGGAATTGGTGGGGCAATGGAAGGTCTAGGAACATTCCAAAGTATGACGGCAATGACATCGTTTACTGGTATTGGATTCGATGGGATTGCGGTAGCTCTTCTTGGAGGAAATAATCCGTTTGGTATATTATTATCGGCTTTACTGTTCGGTGGTTTGAAAAGTGCAGCCCCGCAAATGAATTTTGAAGCAGATGTACCTTCTGAGTTAATTAATGTTATTATCGCATGTATTATTTTCTTTGTTGCTTGCAGTTATGTTTTACGCTGGGCACTTACACGCATGAGCAAGGAGGGGAAATAA
- a CDS encoding YlzJ-like family protein — protein MILYTIMPEQLVYPADYSQCESQKVVNINGVELVVSEEDNQWYSIVRVLSTNPSHYLEFEPGQKITF, from the coding sequence ATGATTTTATATACAATTATGCCAGAGCAACTTGTGTATCCGGCCGATTATTCACAATGCGAAAGCCAAAAAGTTGTGAATATAAATGGCGTGGAATTAGTGGTTTCTGAGGAGGATAATCAATGGTACTCTATTGTACGTGTATTAAGTACGAATCCGTCTCACTACCTAGAGTTTGAGCCTGGACAGAAAATTACCTTTTAG
- a CDS encoding ABC transporter permease produces MSFIDILAILVTGTLYTAAPLIFTALGGVFSERSGVVNIALEGLMLFGAFTGIVTTLLMGDTWGAMTPWIALLFAAIGSGLFALLHAVASITFRADQVVSGVAINFLALGLTVFAIKKIFGKGQTDFIQYRIEKIDVPGLSDIPVIGKIFFSNVPLTSYIAIILAFVVWYIIYKTPFGLRLRAVGEHPMAADTMGINVYKMRYIAVCISGMFAGVGGAVFAMSISGNFSGATITGQGFLALAAMIFGKWNPLGALGAALFFGFAQSLGITGGTIPILKEIPSVFLTILPYVFTILALVGFVGRSEAPKALGTPYEKGKR; encoded by the coding sequence ATGAGCTTTATAGATATTTTAGCCATTCTTGTGACTGGTACTTTATATACGGCAGCGCCACTTATTTTTACGGCGTTAGGTGGAGTGTTCAGTGAACGTTCTGGGGTTGTAAATATAGCCTTAGAAGGTTTAATGTTATTTGGTGCATTTACTGGTATCGTTACAACGTTATTAATGGGTGATACGTGGGGAGCAATGACTCCTTGGATTGCACTATTATTTGCAGCTATTGGTAGTGGGTTATTTGCACTTCTTCACGCAGTAGCGTCCATTACATTCCGCGCGGATCAAGTAGTAAGCGGGGTAGCGATTAACTTTTTGGCTCTCGGTTTAACAGTATTTGCGATTAAGAAAATCTTTGGTAAAGGACAGACTGATTTTATTCAATACCGAATTGAAAAAATCGATGTTCCAGGACTTTCGGATATTCCGGTAATCGGGAAAATCTTTTTCTCAAATGTACCGTTAACGTCGTATATTGCCATTATTTTAGCATTTGTTGTTTGGTACATTATTTATAAAACACCGTTCGGTCTTCGTCTTCGTGCTGTTGGTGAACATCCAATGGCAGCAGATACGATGGGGATTAATGTATATAAAATGCGTTATATTGCAGTTTGTATATCTGGAATGTTTGCAGGAGTGGGTGGTGCGGTCTTCGCAATGTCGATTTCTGGTAACTTCTCAGGTGCTACAATTACTGGACAAGGTTTCTTAGCACTAGCAGCTATGATCTTTGGTAAATGGAATCCACTTGGTGCTCTTGGAGCAGCGCTGTTCTTCGGATTTGCTCAATCACTTGGGATAACAGGTGGTACAATTCCTATATTAAAAGAAATTCCAAGTGTATTCTTAACGATATTACCGTATGTATTTACAATATTAGCACTCGTTGGTTTTGTAGGCCGATCTGAAGCTCCGAAAGCATTAGGAACGCCTTATGAAAAAGGAAAACGATGA
- the tepA gene encoding translocation-enhancing protein TepA: MTERDRYTNEEKEAEPKEVPKEASIVEKIQQLGQTNVPQMNESRIHCLTIVGQVEGHIQLPPQNKTTKYEHIIPQIVAIEQNPKIEGLLLILNTVGGDVEAGLAISEMVASLSKPTVSLVLGGGHSIGVPIAVSTDYSFIAETATMTIHPIRLTGLVIGVPQTFEYLDKMQERVIRFVTKHSKVTEDRFKELMFAKGNLTRDIGTNVIGGDAVKYGLIDGVGGIGSALRKLNELIDERKDNSTEGTMLQ; encoded by the coding sequence ATGACAGAACGTGATCGTTATACAAATGAAGAAAAAGAAGCTGAGCCGAAAGAAGTTCCAAAAGAGGCTTCTATAGTGGAGAAAATTCAGCAACTTGGACAGACAAATGTACCACAAATGAATGAATCGCGTATTCATTGCTTAACAATTGTTGGGCAGGTGGAAGGTCATATTCAGTTGCCACCACAAAATAAAACAACAAAATATGAACACATCATTCCGCAAATTGTCGCGATTGAACAAAATCCGAAAATTGAAGGTTTACTGTTAATATTAAATACAGTTGGGGGTGACGTTGAAGCTGGATTAGCGATTTCTGAAATGGTGGCTTCGCTTTCAAAACCAACTGTATCTCTTGTTTTAGGAGGAGGGCATTCAATCGGTGTACCGATTGCGGTCTCAACTGATTATTCATTTATTGCCGAAACAGCGACGATGACAATTCATCCAATTCGTTTAACAGGTCTTGTTATAGGTGTGCCACAAACATTTGAGTATTTGGATAAAATGCAAGAACGAGTCATTCGATTTGTGACAAAGCATTCGAAAGTAACGGAAGATCGTTTTAAAGAGCTTATGTTTGCAAAAGGGAATTTGACGCGAGATATTGGGACGAATGTAATAGGTGGAGATGCAGTGAAGTATGGTCTTATAGATGGTGTCGGTGGTATTGGTAGCGCACTTCGAAAATTAAACGAATTAATTGATGAACGCAAGGATAATAGTACAGAAGGGACAATGCTACAATGA
- a CDS encoding BMP family lipoprotein, giving the protein MKKKTGLLLSLTLAASTVLGACGNSDKADSDKKGDKEFKVGMVTDVGGVDDKSFNQSAWEGLTKFGKDNDLKKNEGYRYLQSSKDADYIPNLTKFAKDHYNTTFGIGYLMEKSIEKVAEQYPKEQFAIVDTVVKKPNVTSITFKDHEGSFLVGAVAAMTTKSNKVGFVGGVKSPLITKFESGFKAGAKAVNPNIEIVSQYADAFDKPEKGSVLASAMYGQGVDVIYHASGATGNGVFTEAKNRKKKGENVWVIGVDRDQNQEGMPENVTLTSMVKRVDVAVAKVAQEAKDGKLKGGKVEEFGLKDDGVGIAKTTDNVKKVNPEILTKIEEFEKKITAGEIKVPATDDEYKAYEAALKK; this is encoded by the coding sequence ATGAAGAAAAAAACAGGTCTTTTATTATCGTTAACGTTAGCAGCAAGTACAGTGTTAGGTGCATGTGGTAACTCGGATAAAGCGGATAGTGACAAAAAAGGGGATAAAGAGTTTAAGGTTGGTATGGTTACAGATGTTGGGGGCGTTGATGACAAATCATTTAACCAATCAGCTTGGGAAGGTTTAACAAAATTCGGTAAAGACAACGATTTAAAGAAAAATGAAGGATATCGTTACCTTCAATCAAGTAAAGATGCTGATTACATTCCAAATTTAACGAAATTTGCGAAAGATCATTATAACACAACATTTGGTATTGGATACTTAATGGAAAAATCAATTGAAAAGGTGGCTGAACAGTATCCAAAAGAGCAATTTGCGATTGTAGATACTGTTGTAAAGAAGCCGAACGTAACAAGTATTACATTTAAAGACCATGAAGGTTCATTCCTAGTTGGAGCTGTAGCAGCGATGACAACAAAATCAAATAAAGTTGGTTTTGTTGGTGGTGTGAAGAGTCCGTTAATTACAAAATTCGAATCAGGTTTTAAAGCTGGTGCAAAAGCAGTAAATCCAAATATCGAAATTGTATCACAATATGCTGATGCATTTGATAAGCCAGAAAAAGGATCTGTATTAGCTTCAGCAATGTACGGTCAAGGCGTTGACGTAATTTACCATGCTTCAGGTGCAACTGGTAACGGTGTATTCACAGAAGCGAAAAACCGTAAGAAAAAAGGTGAAAATGTTTGGGTAATCGGTGTTGACCGTGACCAAAATCAAGAAGGCATGCCTGAAAACGTAACTTTAACTTCAATGGTAAAACGTGTTGATGTTGCAGTAGCAAAAGTAGCGCAAGAAGCGAAAGATGGTAAGTTAAAAGGCGGTAAAGTAGAAGAGTTCGGCTTAAAAGATGATGGCGTTGGTATTGCGAAAACAACTGATAATGTGAAAAAAGTAAACCCAGAAATTTTAACAAAAATAGAAGAGTTTGAGAAGAAAATCACTGCTGGTGAAATTAAAGTACCTGCGACTGATGATGAATATAAAGCATACGAAGCTGCTCTAAAGAAATAA
- a CDS encoding ribonuclease J has product MKRKENESVKVFALGGVGEIGKNMYCVEIDSEIFIVDAGLMFPGDEMFGIDIVIPDITYLVENQERVKGLFITHGHEDHIGGIVYVLRKLSIPVYATKLTVGLIQEKLGEAGMLGRVDLKTIDSNSTVEFNSTNVSFFGTTHSIPDSVGVCFHTSKGAVVYTGDFKFDQTPIGNSGADLGKMAQIGNEGVLCLLSDSTNAERPGYTGSEKEVGIEISKVFYSSEGRIIVASFASNVHRIQQVFDAAAETGRKVAVVGRSMVKVVDIARRLGYLDVPEGMVISLQEIDNFPEKKVAILTTGSQGEPMAALSRMAKQAHKQISIRKGDTVIIAASPIPGNEVSVSKIIDLLFRSGAEVIYYGERKVHVSGHGSQEELKLMINLMKPKYFVPVHGEFRMQKAHAYLAEDVGVARENIFIVEKGDVIAFGDDEAKLAGKVQAGNVLIDGLGVGDVGNIVLRDRKMLSQDGILVVVVTLGKDEKKIISGPEIISRGFVYVRESEALIERSTDIVRMIVEQSIKEYTIEWSMLKQNIRELLGQFLYEETKRKPMILPIIMEV; this is encoded by the coding sequence ATGAAGAGAAAAGAGAATGAGTCTGTTAAAGTATTTGCTCTTGGCGGAGTAGGTGAAATCGGAAAAAACATGTACTGTGTTGAAATTGATTCTGAAATCTTTATTGTAGATGCCGGATTGATGTTCCCGGGAGATGAAATGTTTGGGATTGATATTGTTATTCCTGACATTACATATTTAGTAGAAAATCAAGAGCGAGTAAAAGGACTATTTATTACCCATGGTCATGAAGATCATATTGGTGGAATTGTTTATGTGCTTCGTAAATTATCTATTCCAGTATATGCGACGAAATTAACGGTAGGACTTATACAAGAAAAGCTTGGCGAAGCAGGAATGTTAGGCCGTGTAGACTTAAAAACAATTGACTCGAATTCAACAGTAGAGTTTAATTCAACAAATGTGTCATTCTTCGGAACGACACATAGTATTCCGGATTCTGTGGGTGTTTGTTTCCATACATCAAAAGGTGCTGTAGTATATACAGGAGACTTTAAATTTGATCAAACTCCAATCGGAAATAGTGGAGCAGATCTTGGGAAAATGGCGCAAATTGGAAATGAAGGCGTACTTTGCTTGTTATCTGATAGTACAAACGCTGAACGTCCTGGTTATACAGGTTCGGAAAAAGAAGTTGGTATAGAGATTTCTAAAGTATTCTATAGTTCAGAAGGGCGTATTATTGTTGCTTCATTTGCCTCCAATGTACACCGTATTCAACAAGTGTTTGATGCAGCTGCTGAAACTGGAAGGAAAGTAGCGGTAGTAGGACGTAGCATGGTGAAAGTGGTAGATATTGCAAGACGTCTTGGTTATTTAGATGTTCCAGAAGGTATGGTTATTTCATTACAAGAAATAGACAATTTCCCGGAAAAAAAGGTAGCCATCTTAACGACTGGTAGTCAAGGGGAACCGATGGCAGCCCTTTCTAGAATGGCGAAACAAGCTCATAAACAAATTTCAATTCGTAAAGGTGATACTGTTATTATTGCAGCTTCTCCAATTCCAGGAAATGAAGTATCTGTATCAAAAATTATTGACTTGTTATTTAGATCTGGTGCTGAGGTTATTTATTACGGTGAAAGAAAAGTTCACGTTTCAGGTCATGGTAGCCAAGAAGAGTTAAAGCTGATGATAAATTTAATGAAGCCGAAGTATTTTGTACCCGTACATGGTGAGTTCCGTATGCAAAAAGCACATGCGTATTTAGCGGAAGATGTAGGTGTTGCGAGAGAGAATATCTTTATCGTAGAAAAAGGCGATGTAATTGCTTTTGGTGACGATGAAGCAAAATTAGCTGGTAAAGTGCAAGCTGGTAATGTTTTAATTGATGGATTAGGTGTAGGTGACGTCGGTAACATCGTTCTTCGAGATAGAAAGATGTTATCTCAAGATGGAATTTTAGTTGTTGTTGTAACACTTGGTAAGGATGAAAAGAAAATAATCTCTGGTCCAGAAATTATTTCACGCGGCTTTGTATATGTTCGTGAATCAGAAGCATTAATCGAACGATCCACAGATATTGTACGTATGATTGTTGAACAATCAATTAAAGAATATACAATTGAATGGTCTATGTTGAAACAAAATATTCGTGAATTATTAGGGCAGTTCTTGTACGAAGAAACGAAGAGAAAGCCAATGATTTTACCGATTATTATGGAAGTATAA
- a CDS encoding GntR family transcriptional regulator produces MSVKSDSRHLYLRVIDHIKGKIKDGAYKEKQKLPSEFDLAKELGVSRATLREALRILEEENVVIRRHGVGTFVNAKPLFSSGIEQLSSITDMISSVGKTPGTIFLSSSTTTLTEEEKEKFNCEDAFSAVMIERVRTADGEPVVYCIDKLAKEILPDLSGYNEESLLTVIHNNTHKRITYAVAHIEPIGYHPKISPILECEPETALLVLKQMHYDQNDEPILYSINYFRADKFSFHVLRKRM; encoded by the coding sequence ATGTCAGTAAAATCCGATAGTCGTCACCTATATTTGCGGGTGATTGATCACATCAAAGGAAAAATTAAAGATGGGGCTTACAAAGAAAAACAAAAGTTACCTTCAGAGTTTGATCTAGCGAAAGAACTTGGTGTAAGTAGGGCAACTTTAAGGGAAGCACTACGTATTTTAGAAGAAGAAAATGTTGTTATTCGTAGACATGGTGTAGGGACATTTGTAAATGCGAAGCCGTTATTTTCTTCTGGAATAGAGCAACTTTCTAGTATTACAGATATGATTTCTAGTGTGGGGAAAACACCAGGAACAATCTTTTTATCATCATCTACAACAACTTTAACAGAAGAAGAAAAAGAGAAATTTAATTGTGAAGATGCTTTTAGCGCAGTAATGATTGAACGTGTTCGTACAGCGGATGGGGAACCAGTTGTATATTGCATTGATAAACTGGCAAAAGAGATATTACCAGATTTATCGGGATACAATGAGGAATCGCTGCTTACAGTAATACATAATAATACGCACAAGCGTATCACATACGCAGTTGCTCACATCGAACCGATTGGTTATCACCCGAAAATTTCACCGATTTTAGAATGTGAACCTGAAACGGCACTGCTAGTTTTAAAACAAATGCACTATGATCAAAATGATGAGCCAATCTTATATTCTATTAATTACTTTAGAGCTGATAAGTTTAGCTTCCACGTATTAAGAAAACGTATGTAG
- a CDS encoding ABC transporter ATP-binding protein, translated as MEYVIEMNNITKVFPGIVANDDITLQVKQGEIHALLGENGAGKSTLMNVLFGLYQPEQGEIKIKGTPVKITNPNIANDLGIGMVHQHFMLVHNFTVTENIILGNEPKRKGKIAVEEAAKEIKQLSEQYGLAVDPNAKIEDISVGMQQRVEILKTLYRGAEILIFDEPTAVLTPQEIHELIQIMKKLVQEGKSIILITHKLKEIMEVCDRCTIIRKGKGIGTVDVAKMDEHKLAELMVGRQVNFKTEKIGAKPKEEVLSVANLVVHDARQLPAVKGLDLTVRAGEIVGIAGIDGNGQSELIEAITGLRKVESGSIAIKGKEITNWPVRRITEEGIGHIPEDRHKHGLVLDFSVKDNIVLQTYYKNPFSKKGILNFSKITEKAKALIEQFDVRTPSEQTLARALSGGNQQKAIIAREVDRNPDLLIAAQPTRGLDVGAIEFIHKKLIEQRDNGKAVLLLSLELDEILNVSDRVAVIYEGKIVAIVDAKETNEQQLGLLMAGGTEKEKVNTNG; from the coding sequence ATGGAATACGTAATTGAGATGAACAATATTACAAAAGTATTCCCAGGTATTGTAGCGAATGACGATATTACGCTGCAAGTAAAACAGGGAGAGATACACGCTTTACTTGGAGAAAATGGTGCAGGGAAATCAACGTTGATGAATGTACTGTTCGGTTTGTATCAACCAGAACAGGGCGAAATTAAAATTAAAGGAACCCCTGTAAAAATTACAAATCCGAATATAGCAAATGACCTTGGAATTGGGATGGTCCATCAGCACTTTATGCTTGTTCATAATTTTACAGTTACAGAGAATATCATTCTTGGAAATGAGCCGAAGAGAAAAGGGAAAATAGCTGTTGAAGAGGCTGCAAAAGAAATTAAACAATTATCTGAACAGTACGGTTTAGCTGTTGATCCAAATGCAAAGATTGAAGATATTTCGGTTGGGATGCAGCAAAGGGTTGAAATATTAAAGACGCTTTATCGTGGTGCGGAGATTTTAATATTCGATGAACCGACTGCAGTGTTAACTCCTCAAGAAATTCATGAGTTGATTCAAATTATGAAAAAGCTTGTGCAAGAAGGAAAATCTATCATTCTTATTACACATAAATTAAAAGAAATTATGGAAGTTTGCGATCGTTGCACAATTATTCGTAAAGGTAAAGGAATTGGTACAGTTGACGTTGCGAAAATGGATGAACATAAACTTGCAGAATTAATGGTCGGACGTCAAGTGAATTTTAAAACAGAAAAAATAGGGGCCAAACCGAAAGAGGAGGTTCTGTCTGTTGCGAATCTTGTCGTTCATGATGCACGCCAATTACCTGCTGTAAAAGGCCTTGACTTAACTGTTCGTGCAGGAGAAATCGTTGGTATTGCAGGGATTGATGGAAATGGTCAAAGTGAATTAATAGAGGCGATTACTGGTTTACGAAAAGTTGAGTCAGGTTCTATTGCAATTAAAGGAAAAGAAATAACGAATTGGCCTGTTCGAAGAATTACAGAGGAAGGAATTGGTCATATTCCAGAAGACCGTCATAAACACGGGCTAGTTCTTGATTTTTCTGTTAAAGACAATATAGTTTTGCAAACATACTATAAAAATCCATTTTCAAAGAAGGGGATTTTAAACTTTAGCAAAATCACAGAGAAAGCAAAGGCGCTTATTGAACAGTTTGATGTACGTACGCCTAGCGAACAAACATTAGCGCGTGCTCTATCAGGTGGAAATCAGCAGAAAGCTATCATTGCACGTGAAGTAGATCGTAATCCAGATTTATTAATTGCAGCACAACCAACACGTGGTTTAGATGTAGGTGCGATTGAATTTATTCATAAAAAATTAATCGAGCAGAGAGATAATGGGAAAGCAGTATTACTTCTATCGCTAGAACTGGATGAAATTTTAAATGTAAGTGATCGAGTTGCTGTTATATATGAAGGTAAAATTGTAGCAATTGTCGATGCGAAAGAAACAAATGAACAACAGCTTGGTTTGTTGATGGCTGGCGGAACGGAGAAAGAGAAGGTGAATACAAATGGCTAA
- a CDS encoding DNA translocase FtsK, with the protein MAKQKQRGTKAKARRTIKPTLYYEIVGLTLFALSIITILQLGVVGKSFVLFFRFFFGEWYIIGVLGVIALSVAFVIKRGWPNLLNKRLIGVYLIVLAILMFSHITLFNLLTKDGAVQNTSVIVSTKDYFFLEMKKGPDSVHLGGGMFGALMFATCYFLFDEVGAYIIGIILVILGILCITNKHIGEVLAPIGRILRSQFQVMQGDYKDWKSQRVAEQTEKKKTTRSKRRERVAEQEEAIEPVEEIEIGPPIISNFTENYPVREETEKQIEENDLITPPFIEEAVPPAPEEQPHKKRGEKIVESLEGETKAPPIQFSNVENKDYKLPSLDILKFPQNKQVTNENAEIYENARKLERTFQSFGVKAKVTKVHRGPAVTKYEVYPDMGVKVSKIVSLSDDLALALAAKDIRIEAPIPGKSAVGIEVPNSEVSMVTLREVLDSKANNHPEEKLLIGLGRDVTGEAVLARLNKMPHLLVAGATGSGKSVCINGIIVSILMRAKPHEVKLMMIDPKMVELNVYNGVPHLLTPVVTDPKKASQALKKVVSEMERRYELFAHSGTRNIEGYNDYIKEHNSQSEAKQPELPYIVVIVDELADLMMVASSDVEDAIMRLAQMARAAGIHLIIATQRPSVDVITGVIKANIPSRIAFAVSSQIDSRTILDGGGAEKLLGRGDMLFIPIGASKPVRVQGAFLSDDEVERVVESVIAQQKAQYQEDMIPQDVPETKQEVEDELYDEAVQLVVEMQTASVSMLQRRFRVGYTRAARLIDAMEMNGVVGPYEGSKPRGVLIKDVQEKSS; encoded by the coding sequence ATGGCAAAACAAAAGCAAAGAGGGACGAAGGCTAAGGCAAGACGTACGATAAAGCCAACTTTGTATTATGAAATCGTCGGGTTGACTCTTTTTGCACTTTCGATTATTACGATTTTACAGCTAGGTGTTGTAGGGAAATCGTTTGTGTTATTTTTTCGCTTCTTCTTTGGTGAGTGGTACATAATAGGTGTGTTAGGTGTAATAGCTTTATCTGTTGCGTTTGTAATAAAGCGGGGATGGCCCAACCTTTTAAATAAACGGCTAATAGGTGTTTATTTAATTGTACTAGCAATATTAATGTTTAGTCATATTACATTATTTAACCTGCTTACGAAAGATGGAGCTGTGCAAAATACTTCTGTAATTGTTAGTACAAAAGATTACTTCTTCCTTGAAATGAAAAAGGGCCCGGATAGTGTTCATTTAGGTGGTGGTATGTTCGGTGCACTGATGTTCGCAACGTGCTACTTCTTATTTGACGAAGTAGGGGCATATATCATTGGAATTATTTTAGTTATTCTTGGAATACTTTGTATAACAAATAAACATATTGGAGAAGTACTTGCTCCGATAGGGAGAATTCTTAGAAGTCAGTTTCAAGTAATGCAAGGGGATTATAAAGATTGGAAATCTCAAAGGGTCGCCGAGCAAACTGAAAAGAAAAAAACAACAAGAAGCAAGAGGCGTGAACGTGTTGCTGAACAAGAAGAAGCTATTGAGCCAGTAGAAGAAATAGAAATTGGTCCACCAATTATTTCGAATTTTACTGAGAATTATCCAGTACGTGAAGAGACGGAAAAGCAGATAGAAGAAAATGATTTAATTACTCCTCCGTTTATTGAAGAGGCAGTTCCGCCTGCGCCAGAAGAACAACCTCACAAGAAACGAGGAGAAAAAATCGTTGAATCGCTAGAAGGTGAAACGAAAGCACCTCCTATACAATTTTCTAATGTGGAAAATAAAGATTATAAGCTTCCTTCGCTTGATATATTAAAGTTTCCCCAAAATAAGCAAGTTACAAATGAAAATGCGGAAATTTATGAAAATGCTCGTAAATTGGAACGTACATTCCAAAGTTTTGGTGTGAAAGCGAAAGTAACAAAAGTACATAGAGGTCCTGCAGTTACGAAATATGAAGTGTATCCTGATATGGGAGTAAAGGTAAGTAAAATTGTTAGTTTAAGTGATGATTTAGCGCTTGCTTTAGCAGCGAAAGACATTCGTATTGAAGCACCTATTCCTGGGAAATCAGCTGTAGGGATTGAGGTTCCGAATTCAGAAGTTTCTATGGTAACGCTGAGAGAAGTTCTTGATTCAAAGGCGAATAACCACCCAGAAGAGAAGTTATTAATCGGTCTTGGACGTGATGTTACAGGAGAGGCTGTATTGGCACGTTTAAATAAAATGCCCCATTTATTAGTAGCTGGTGCGACTGGTAGTGGAAAGAGTGTATGTATTAATGGAATTATTGTAAGTATTTTAATGCGTGCAAAACCGCATGAAGTAAAATTAATGATGATTGATCCGAAAATGGTAGAGTTAAATGTATATAACGGTGTTCCGCACTTATTAACACCAGTCGTAACTGACCCGAAAAAAGCATCACAGGCTTTGAAGAAAGTTGTGAGTGAAATGGAGCGTCGTTATGAATTATTCGCGCATAGCGGTACGCGTAACATTGAAGGATATAATGATTATATTAAAGAACATAATAGCCAATCGGAAGCGAAACAACCTGAATTACCATATATTGTAGTGATTGTGGACGAGTTAGCTGATTTAATGATGGTTGCTTCTTCGGATGTAGAAGATGCGATTATGCGTTTAGCGCAAATGGCACGTGCTGCTGGTATTCATTTAATTATTGCGACTCAGCGTCCGTCAGTTGATGTCATCACAGGTGTTATTAAAGCGAATATTCCATCGCGTATTGCATTTGCTGTATCTTCCCAAATAGATTCTCGAACGATTCTTGACGGTGGTGGTGCAGAAAAGTTGCTAGGTCGTGGAGATATGTTATTCATACCAATTGGTGCATCGAAACCTGTTCGTGTACAAGGGGCGTTTTTATCAGATGATGAAGTTGAGAGAGTCGTAGAATCTGTTATTGCGCAGCAAAAAGCGCAATATCAAGAGGATATGATTCCACAAGATGTTCCTGAAACAAAGCAGGAAGTAGAAGATGAATTATACGATGAAGCGGTTCAGCTTGTAGTAGAAATGCAAACAGCATCTGTTTCTATGTTACAACGTAGATTTAGAGTAGGATATACGCGAGCAGCTCGTTTAATTGATGCCATGGAAATGAATGGTGTAGTAGGTCCTTATGAAGGTAGTAAACCAAGGGGAGTACTCATTAAAGATGTGCAAGAAAAAAGTTCTTAA